One genomic region from Vicia villosa cultivar HV-30 ecotype Madison, WI unplaced genomic scaffold, Vvil1.0 ctg.001478F_1_1, whole genome shotgun sequence encodes:
- the LOC131635397 gene encoding diaminopimelate decarboxylase 1, chloroplastic-like — MAGTHLLSHSCSLPKTYNHSFTKTPLPQNLLFPLKSKPTLLRAVLSQNTTKTPLQDTHFQHCFSKSEDGYLYCEGLKVDQIMESVEKRPFYLYSKPQITRNVEAYKTALEGLTSIIGYAIKANNNYKILEHLNTLGCGAVLVSGNELKLALRAGFDPTRCIFNGNGKILEDLVLAAEAGVFVNIDSEFDLENIVAAARIAGKRVNVLLRINPDVDPQVHPYVATGNKNSKFGIRNEKLQWFLDAVKEHPVELKLVGAHCHLGSTITKVDIFRDAAAIMVNYIDEIRAQGFEVDYLNIGGGLGIDYYHAGAVLPKPRDLIDTVRELVLSRGLKLIIEPGRSLIANTCCLVNRVTGVKTNGSKNFIVIDGSMAELIRPSLYDAYQHIELVSPAPANAEIATFDVVGPVCESADFLGKGRELPTPAKGTGLVVHDAGAYCMSMASTYNLKMRPPEYWVEDDGSLSKIRHGETFEDHIRFFEGL, encoded by the exons ATGGCAGGTACACACCTCCTCTCTCACTCTTGTTCCCTTCCCAAAACCTACAATCACTCTTTCACCAAAACCCCTTTACCTCAAAACCTTCTCTTCCCTCTCAAATCCAAACCCACCCTTCTCAGAGCAGTTCTATCTCAAAACACAACCAAAACCCCATTACAAGACACTCATTTTCAGCATTGTTTCAGCAAGTCCGAAGATGGGTATCTATACTGTGAGGGTCTTAAGGTGGACCAGATTATGGAATCTGTTGAAAAAAGACCTTTTTATTTGTATTCTAAACCCCAAATTACTAGAAATGTTGAAGCTTATAAGACTGCATTGGAAGGGTTAACGTCTATTATTGGTTATGCTATTAAGGCCAATAACAATTACAAGATTTTGGAGCATTTGAACACCTTGGGTTGTGGTGCTGTGCTTGTTAGTGGAAATGAGCTTAAACTCGCTCTTCGTGCTGGATTTGATCCCACAAG GTGTATCTTTAATGGAAATGGGAAAATCTTGGAGGATTTGGTCTTGGCTGCTGAAGCAGGCGTGTTTGTCAACATTGATAGTGAGTTTGACTTGGAAAACATTGTAGCAGCCGCAAGAATTGCTGGAAAGAGGGTGAATGTTTTACTTCGGATTAATCCGGATGTTGATCCACAG GTCCATCCTTATGTTGCCACCGGGAATAAGAACTCTAAGTTTGGCATTAGAAATGAGAAGCTGCAGTGGTTTTTAGATGCTGTCAAGGAGCACCCTGTTGAGTTAAAGCTTGTAGGAGCTCACTGTCACCTTGGATCAACCATTACCAAg GTAGATATTTTCAGGGATGCTGCCGCTATTATGGTCAACTATATTGACGAAATCCGAGCTCAGGGTTTTGAAGTTGACTATTTGAATATTGGTGGTGGACTTGGGATAGATTATTATCATGCCGGTGCCGTCCTTCCTAAACCCAGAGATTTAATCGATACT GTGCGGGAGCTTGTTCTTTCCCGTGGTCTTAAGCTCATCATTGAACCGGGGAGATCACTTATAGCAAATACCTGTTGCTTGGTTAACCGGGTGACAGGTGTCAAAACCAATGGCTCTAAAAACTTTATTGTGATTGACGGAAGTATGGCTGAACTTATCCGCCCAAGTCTTTATGACGCTTATCAG CATATAGAACTGGTTTCCCCTGCCCCAGCAAATGCCGAGATAGCTACTTTTGACGTGGTCGGCCCTGTTTGTGAGTCTGCCGATTTCTTAGGAAAAGGAAGAGAACTTCCAACTCCTGCCAAG GGTACTGGTCTGGTTGTTCATGATGCTGGTGCTTATTGCATGAGTATGGCATCTACTTACAATCTAAAGATGCGTCCTCCGGAGTATTGG GTTGAAGATGATGGATCATTGAGCAAAATCAGACACGGTGAAACATTCGAAGACCATATCCGGTTCTTTGAGGGGCTTT